A genomic region of Micromonospora sp. NBC_01796 contains the following coding sequences:
- a CDS encoding ROK family transcriptional regulator, with translation MLGTRTPPGAGSIQEQTRRRNLGILLRHVHLGGSVSRTGLAERMGVNRSTIMALTAELTAAGLVREEPSVDTGRAGRPSLVVRPESDRVYVLAFDVAVDRLVAARVGLGGTMPERRQTVRPRAGADLDRVVDALVRMGRQLHRAAPPDSVCVGVSASYCGMIRPGDGMVRFGPDMGWVDQAFGTELGRRLGLGLPVAVGNEAHLGALAEQQRGAGLGFRNVIYLHGDVGVGGGIIVGSKLLDGDGGYGCELGHMVVNPYDGRPCGCGSRGCLEAEVGERALLDAARRPAALFGREAVRAVVDDADRGDPVARDAVHRIADWLGIGVANLINLFNPGVVIFGGMLRDLYPGAAAQVRTRIATNVLPVARERVRLRISALGDDATLVGAAELGFSALLADPLSVVARALPRPPTDNPHP, from the coding sequence ATGCTGGGAACCCGGACGCCGCCGGGGGCCGGGTCGATTCAGGAGCAGACCCGTCGCCGCAACCTCGGCATCCTGCTCCGGCACGTACACCTGGGCGGCTCGGTTTCCCGTACGGGGCTGGCCGAGCGGATGGGCGTGAACCGCAGCACGATCATGGCGTTGACGGCGGAGCTCACCGCGGCGGGGCTGGTCCGTGAGGAGCCGTCCGTGGACACCGGTCGGGCGGGTCGACCGTCGCTGGTGGTCCGTCCCGAGTCCGACCGGGTGTACGTACTCGCCTTCGACGTCGCCGTGGACCGGCTGGTCGCCGCGCGGGTCGGGTTGGGCGGCACCATGCCGGAGCGCCGGCAGACGGTCCGCCCCCGGGCCGGAGCCGACCTCGACCGGGTGGTCGACGCACTCGTCCGGATGGGGCGCCAACTGCACCGGGCGGCCCCGCCGGACTCGGTCTGCGTCGGCGTGAGCGCGTCGTACTGCGGGATGATCCGCCCCGGCGACGGGATGGTCCGCTTCGGACCGGACATGGGCTGGGTCGACCAGGCGTTCGGCACCGAACTCGGTCGACGGCTGGGGCTCGGGCTGCCGGTGGCGGTCGGCAACGAGGCCCATCTCGGTGCGCTGGCCGAGCAGCAACGCGGGGCGGGGCTCGGCTTCCGGAACGTGATCTACCTGCACGGGGACGTCGGGGTGGGCGGCGGGATCATCGTCGGCAGCAAGCTGTTGGACGGCGACGGCGGGTACGGCTGCGAACTGGGCCACATGGTGGTGAACCCGTACGACGGCCGGCCCTGCGGGTGCGGCTCGCGTGGCTGCCTGGAGGCGGAGGTCGGGGAGCGGGCACTGCTCGATGCCGCGCGCCGACCCGCCGCCCTGTTCGGCCGGGAGGCGGTACGGGCGGTCGTGGACGACGCCGACCGCGGTGACCCGGTGGCCCGGGACGCGGTGCACCGGATCGCCGACTGGCTCGGCATCGGGGTGGCGAATCTGATCAACCTGTTCAATCCCGGCGTGGTGATCTTCGGCGGGATGCTGCGCGACCTGTATCCCGGTGCGGCGGCCCAGGTACGCACCCGCATCGCGACCAACGTCCTGCCGGTCGCCCGCGAACGGGTACGGCTGCGCATCTCGGCCCTCGGCGACGATGCCACCCTGGTCGGCGCCGCCGAACTCGGCTTCTCCGCACTGCTGGCCGACCCGCTGAGCGTGGTCGCCCGCGCGCTGCCCCGGCCCCCGACGGACAATCCCCACCCATAG